GCCCGGTGCCGTGGAGTTGGTATTACCGGTTATCTGCACGGTGTAATCGGTGGTGGTGCACTGAATGCCGAAGCTGTTACCGCCCCCGGCACCGGTTAATTGCGTGGTGAGCTGCGAGAAGGTCGCCGGATGGGTACCAAAATCCAGCGTACCGAAGTTGATGCCATTCTGGCCTGGTGAGCCGTTGATAAGGCAACCGTTGGTCAGGGTTAATGTTGCCCCGATTGTCCCGCTACTGGTGACTGCATGGGCGTTTTGCCCGGCCATGATGAATGCCCCACTTGCCAGCACATAAAGCAGTTTTTTGTTCATGTTGACGCCTCCGAAGATGCCGCGTGCTATTCATTGCCCAATCAATGCGTCACGCGGAAAAATAGTCATGCAAAAGCTGAAAAACGCAGGAATAACTGAAATTTAGATGACGTCGGCGGGTTCAACCAGTTCTGGCAAGGCGCAAAAATGTAACGGATGGATTAATATTTTTAACTAATTAATTCAGACGCTTAAATCCACTTTTTGCTGTAATCAGGACTAGTTGCAACGAATATATGCGTCAAAATGTGATATTTGTCTCAATATATTTAAGTGTGTAAAAAACAATAAATTAGATAACTTGAAGCCACACTTAAGCATGACTGAAGAATAGGTTGACGGGCACAGAAGAGAGAAAAGATGGGCGGGTGAGAGGATCACCCGCCTGAAGCGTTACGCTACGTGGGTCGCAGCCATGTCCAGCAGCGCCATTTCGTCGCTGTTGAGCAGTTTTTCAATGTTCACCAGAATCAGCATACGGTCACCCAGCGCGCCGAGGCCGGTCAGGTATTCTGTTGAAAGGGTCACAGCAAATTCCGGCGCCGGGCGAATTTGATCCGCCGCCAGCGACAGCACGTCAGACACGCCATCCACCACGATACCGACCACGCGCTGGCCGAGGTTCAGCACGATAACGACGGTGTTTTCGTTATATTCCACTTCGCCCTGGCTGAACTTCACGCGCAGGTCCACGATCGGTACGATCACACCGCGCAGGTTGGTAACGCCCTTGATAAAGTCCGGGGTGTTGGCGATGCGGGTTACCTGGTCATAGCCACGAATTTCCTGCACTTTCAGAATATCGATGCCGTACTCTTCATCACCCAGGGTAAATACCAGGAACTCCTGACCCGATGGCTCGCCCGCCAGTTTTGCTACATTACTCATACCGGTCATGTTTTATACCTTCTTAACTAAATCAGGCGGCTGTATGCGCCATACGATGTTCACGATTCAACCCCTGCAACGCTGATACATCAACGATCAGCGCGACGCTACCATCACCCAGGATGGTGGCGGCAGAAATCCCCGGCACTTTGCGATAGTTACTTTCCAGGTTTTTCACGACCACCTGGTGCTGACCAATCAGCTGATCGACCAACAGTGCATAGCGACGACCTGCGCTTTGCAGAATAACGACGATCCCCTGCGTGGCTTCGGTTTTCGCGCCCATGACGTCAAACACTTTCCACAGCTCAACCAGCGGCAGGTATTCACCGCGCACTTCCAGCACGCGCTCGCCGCCCGCCAGCGGATGTAGGTCTTCTTCGCTCGGCTGCAATGATTCCATCACGGCGTTGAGCGGCAGAATAAAGACTTCGTTATTCACTTTCACCGACATGCCGTCGAGAATCGCCAGCGTCAACGGCAGCAGGATACGGATCGTGGTGCCAGTGCCCTGCTTCGATTTGATCTCTACGTGGCCGCCCATCTCCTGGATGTTACGTTTAACCACGTCCATGCCGACACCACGGCCGGAAACGTCGGTAACTTGTTCCGCGGTGGAGAAGCCAGGGGCGAAAATCAGCATCCCCACTTCTTCGTCGGTCATATTTTCATTGACCGCCATGCCCTGAGAGAGCGCTTTCGCCAGGATACGCTCGCGATTAAGGCCTGCGCCGTCGTCGGTCACTTCGATGCAGATGTTGCCGCCCTGGTGTTCGGCAGAAAGAATCAGGTTACCAATCGGTGACTTCCCGGCTTCGACGCGTTTTTGTGGCGTTTCGATACCGTGGTCAAGGCTGTTACGCACCAGGTGCGTTAACGGATCGATAATGCGTTCGATCAGGCTCTTATCCAGTTCGGTTGAGCTGCCCTGTAAGGTCAGTTCCACTTGCTTATCAAGCTTGCTTGCCAGGTCACGCACCAGACGCGGGAAGCGGCTGAAGACATATTCCATCGGCATCATACGAATCGACATCACCGATTCCTGCAAGTCGCGGGCGTTACGCTGCAACTGGCTCATGCTGGTGATCAGGTCGCCATGAGTGACTGGATCCAGTTCATTGGAGCGCTGGGCCAGCATCGACTGGGTGATAACCAGTTCGCCGACCAGGTTTATCAGTTGATCGACTTTTTCTACCGCCACGCGGATGCTGGTGGATTCACTACCGCGCGCGGGTTTTTCACGGCCCGCCGGATGCTCTTTCGCCACCGCTTTCAGCGCCGGTGCCGCCGCCGGTTTCACGGCCGGGAGGGCAGCTTCAGCCGGGGTTTCTGTCACTTCAGCTACCGCTTCAGCCATCTCTTCAACGGCGGCGGGTGATGCTTTTTCAAAGGCAATCTGATCGGCTTCAATCACAAAGCACAACACCGCAATGATGTCGTCTTCGCTGATACCGCCGTCGATGGTGACGCTCAGGCTGTCGGCCCCTTTGACCACATCGCTCAGGGTGCCGAGGTTGCCCAGTTCTTCTTCCAGCAGCCCGACTTCACTCTCTTTCAGGCGCGACAGAATAATGCGCAGCTTGCCGTCATTGGCGGCAGCCGGTGCGGTTTCGGCGGCAAGCGCAGCACTCTCTACAACGGAGAGTATTGCGCCATTCGCGGTCGCAGGAACACCCTCTCCTTTTGCTTCCAGCGCCAGCTGGCGCAGGGCGTTGCAGATATATTCGAAGCTGGCAGCGTCCGGCTCTTGCGAGCTTTTATAGGCGTCGAGCTGTTCCTGCATGATATCTTTGGTTTCCAAAAACAGGTTGATGATGTCGGTGTTAAGCTGCATTTCACCACGCCGGGCTTCATCAAGCAGGTTTTCCATCAGGTGCGTGGTTTCCTGCAAGATGGTAAAGCCGAATGTCCCCGCGCCGCCTTTTATAGAGTGTGCAGCACGGAAGATGGCGTTGAGCTGTTCTGAATCCGGCGCTTCCGGCACCAGATCCAATAAATGTTGTTCCATATCGGCCAACAGTTCGTCGGCCTCATCAAAGAATGTCTGATAAAAATCACTAATATCCATGCTCACGCTATCACCTCGGATTGGCTTGTGGCGATGTGGGAACTGCCGCCGGAGCCGCTGACGCGGGCGCAGAGGCTGACGCCGCTGGCTCTGGCTGTGTAATCGCGCTTATTGGCGCACTCTGACTCTCGGCGTTCTCATGCAGAATGGCCGCTTCTGCCTGCTGATTGAGTACCAAAAGACTAATTCGACGGTTGATGGCGTCATCGGGGCCGCGATCGGCCAGGCGCATGGTGGCGGCCATGCCGACAACACGCAGCACTTTGCCGTCATCAAGCCCACCGGCAACCAGTTCACGACGCGACGCGTTAGCGCGATCGGCGGAAAGCTCCCAGTTGCTGTAGCCTTTGTCGCCGTTGGCGTAAGGCGCATCATCGGTGTGGCCGGAGAGGCTCACTTTGTTCGGAATGCCGTTCAGTACTGGCGCAATCGCCCGTAAAATATCGCGCATGTAAGGTTCGACGTCGGCGCTGCCGGTTTTAAACATTGGCCGGTTCTGGCTGTCGATAATCTGAATGCGCAGCCCTTCCTGAACGAGGTCGATTTTTAAATGCGGGCGCAGCGCGCGCAGTTTCGGATCGGCCTCAATTAACTGATCCAGATCGCCGCGCAGTTTACTCAGGCGCGACTGCTCCATGCGGCGTTTCAGGTCGTCAATGTTGGGCTGTTTTTGCACTTCGCCTTGTTGCTGTGTGTAGTCATCGCCACCGCCCGGGATCGGGCTGTCGCTGTTTGAAATCCTCGGCCCGCCGGTCACCGCAGTAGCCAGCGGCGTGCGGAAATACTCCGCAATCTGGATAAGTTCTTTCGGGCTGGAGATAGAAATCAGCCACATCACCAGGAAAAACGCCATCATCGCCGTCATAAAGTCGGCGTAGGCTATCTTCCAGGAGCCGTGCGCGCCGCCACCATGGCCTTTATGTTTTTTACGTCTGACTACGACGATCGGATGGGACTGGTTTTTCATGCGTCCTCGGTGGTCGTCTGTTGGTTAGGATTTCTGACCGCACGTACGTGTTCATCCAGTTCGATAAACGATGGACGCTCGCTGGAGTACAGCGTTTTACGCCCAAATTCGACGGCAATCGGCGGCGCATAACCGTTCAGGTTCGACAGCAGCGTGATTTTTACGCACTGCATCATCTTGGCGGTTTCCGCGCTCTTCTGGCGTAACACGCAGGCCAGCGGCGAGATAAACCCATACGCCAACAGGATCCCGAGGAAGGTTCCCACCATCGCGTGAGCGATAAGCGCACCAAGTTCAGCCGCCGGACGATCGGCCGACGCCAGGGCGTGAACCACCCCCATGACCGCCGCCACGATACCGAACGCCGGAAGTGAATCACCTACCATCGCCAGCGCGTTGGCCGGAACTTCCGCTTCGCTTTCGTGGGTTTCGATCTCTTCGTCCATCAACGCTTCGATTTCGAAGGTGTTCATGTTGCCGCTGATTATCAGACGCAGGTAATCGACAATGAATTCCAGCATGGTGGCATCCGCCAGGATGCGCGGGTAGCTGGCAAAAATCTCGCTCTCAGTCGGGTTTTCAATATCCCGTTCCAGCGAGAACATCCCTTGTTGACGCGACTTCGCCATCAGGCGATAGAGCAGCGCCAGCAAGTCCATATACATACTTTTGGTGTACTTTGAACGGCGAAACAGCAAAGGCAGCGCTTTCAGCGTTCCTTTGATGGCTTTTCCGTTGTTGCCCACAATGAATGCACCAAGACCCGCCCCGCCGATGATGATCAGTTCTGACGGTTGATATAGTGCTCCAAGGTGACCACCGGTCATTACATAACCGCCTAAGACTGCACCAAGAACAACCAGGTAACCTAATACGATAAGCACGACATCATCCTTCTGCTAATGACTAAGGCTCGGGAGAAACTTTTCGCAGGGTTTACTCGAATGGCAGGCAAAAAAAAGCAGCGGCATTACTGCACCGCTGCTGGAGTTTTTTATCCACCTGATTCGGTTAAACAGCCTGATCGATCTGTTCATCCAGCAGTTGTGGAATAATATCGGCAGCTTCCTGGGAAAGTTTACGTCTTTTTACCGCGCGAGACGGCGGCTGGCACAAACTACAGGCAAAGCTTCCAACAGGCTGATGCGCATGGGTAATGAAATTACCACCGCAGCAATTACAGCGTGACAACTCCAGCAATCCGCTTTCCACGAAACGAACCAGCGTCCAGGCGCGAGTCAGCGCCAGCAGTGGTCCTTCGTCAGAGTGAGGACATTGTTCGAGATAAAGTCGGTAGGCTTTGATGACCGCGTCAACGCCGCTGCAAAGACCGGTTTTTAACAGAAATTGCCAGGCGTTGCAGAACATCGACGCGTGGATATTTTGTTCCCAGGTCATAAACCAGTCGGTGGAGAATGGCAGCATGCCTTTTGGCGGCGGGCTACCACGTAACTCTTTATACAGTTTGATAAGACGACCACGGCTAAGTTGCGTCTCACTCTCCAGCATTTGTAAACGCGCACCCAGCGTAATCAGTTCCATCGCTAACTGAATATCGCGTGCTTCCTGAACAATGCTTTTCTCACCCATTGTTATGCCCTTTTCTTCCTGGCCGCGTCGCCGTTTTTTGCTGATTCGTTAAGCAAGCGCGTTGAAAGTAAAATACCGGTGTGGACTTGCTGTAAATCATCCACGCGAGATTCTTGGGTCAGACGAGTGATGGTCTGATGATTGTCAAAACGGAACTGGCAGATAAGCTGATTGGTTTCAGCCAATTTAACCATTTGCGGCAGGGTCAACTCACCCAACGTGGTTGCCATTTCTTCGTTAATACCAAGGCGGAACATTGCGGACGCTTTGTCCTGACTAATCAAACGCTGAGCAAGAAGTAAATACGACAAATTGATGTCATAAACGTGTTTCAGCAACTCGGATGTATGCATTTTTCCCATCCCGAATAACCAACTTGTATCTTATGCGGCGTAACCGCACCCCGTGATGTCGCCGGGAAAAAACCCGGTATAAAAAAGAAAGGCTAAATGCATAACTGACTTAGGATTTCGCGAACAAGGCGCTTCGCTCAAATGTTAATGCCTTGCTACGCTCTTAATCATTTCTTACAAAGAACTAAGATTTTTCCTAATTCGACGCAACTGTACTCGTAGGTGCTTCTACATACAATCTGACCAGTGCGAAAATTTGAAATTTTTGTGATCCACGTCACATAATTTAAGTGATTATGGGCAAGAAATCTATCAGTATGGCTTGTGATTTGATGATTTTTTATTCTATCCAACCTCATTTCTATTCCTTGACAACGAATATTCGGGCAAAACAAAGCGTCAGAAACGATAAATAGTCAGAGGGTCAGCATGGGAGAGTGTTAACATTTCGCCCGGCGTGTCTCTTGCAGACACGAAAATAAAAAGGCATTTAAAACAATGCATTAAGATTTAAGCACAGCTAATTAGTCAACCTGGGTTACCATTTCATTTTTGTTAATTGCTGCGATTTATAATTTAACAATATATGCTCAATTCCTGCGAATTTAGGTTTAGTTGTTAAAATCAATTAACATGGTCAAACTCCAGCCATGCCGTTACGTAAGAATAATTAATGAATATTTATGATAGCCTTCACATAGCTGAAATATTCACGGGTTGCACTGGCTGCTGAAACAGAGTAATGGTGAGAAAAATTTGATTTCAAGGGGGAAGACGTCATGACGTATGCGCATCTTCTGGTCGCCGTAGCCGTCACGCCTGAGAGCCAGCAACTGTTGGCAAAAGCCGTTGATATTGCCCGCCCTTTTAACGCCCGCATCAGCCTGATTACCTTCGCTGCCGACCCGGAACTCTATAACCAACTCGCCGCACCGATGATGGAAAATGTGCGTGAGATGTTGCAGGAAGAGACGCAACAATTTCTCGATCAGTTAATTAACAACGCCGGTTATCCTGTCGAGCGTGCCATTATCGCGTCGGGGGAATTAAGCGAGCATATTCTGCACACTTGCCGGACGCAGAGCGTCGATTTAGTGGTGTGCGGGAATCATAATCAGACGTTTTTATCGCGTGCCGCTTGCTCAGCAAAGAGCATTGTGCAAACCAGTGAAGTGGATGTGCTGCTGGTATCCCTTAGAGAGTAAAACGCCCCCATCATGATGGGGGGCGTTTGTTTATCAGGCTAGTTTGGGAAACGTCGCCACTTTATTTTGTAGCTGGCTTTGCGCGCTACGTGGCGTGATTTGCTTTAGGTCGCTGATAAACCTCTGCTGCCAGTGGTCAATATCGTTTTCCGTGATGACTTTCAGCATTTCAGCGTGGCGTGAAATACGCTCTGCCAGCGGCATGCGCAGTGCTCTGTCCAGCGCGGCGGCAACATCATCACGATCGTACGGGTTGACGATCAGCGCCGAGGTCAGCTCATTAGCCGCACCCGCAAATTGTGACAACACCAGTACGCCGGGGTTTTGTGGATCCTGCGCGGCAACATACTCTTTCGCCACCAGGTTCATGCCATCCCGCAGCGGCGTCACCAGCCCTACTTCCGCGTAGCGGAACACTTTCATCAACACTTTGCGATCAAAATGCTGGTTGAGGTAGTAAAGCGGCGTCCAGCCAAGCTGACCATATTTGCCGTTAATGCGCCCGGCTTCCGTCTCCAGTTGGTGACGAATATCCTGATAGGCCTGCACTTCGCCACGGGAGGTGGGTGCAATCTGCGTATAACGGATTTTGCCGTGATGCTGCGGGAACTTCTCCAGCAGGGTTTCATAGGCCAGGAAGCGTTCCGGCAAGCCTTTGGAGTAATCCAGGCGCTCAACGGAGAAGATGTTCTTCACATTCTTCAGCTCGTTTTTCAGCTGCGCCAGTTTTGCCGGTAGCGGGCCAGCGGCCTGCTGGGCAATTTCGTTCGGTTCGATACCGATCGGGTAAACTTCGGTGCGGAAGTTTTTCCCCCACGCCGTATGTTCTTTACCGTTGCGCGTGCTCAACCTTGTCTGCATGGAGAGGCTATCGAGGAACGCCAGACGGTCACTTTCGGTCTGGAAGCCAAGCAGATCGTAATCGCACAGCGCTTCCAGCAGCTCCGCATACGGCGGTAGCGCATTGAAGATTTCCGGCGTCGGGAAAGGAATATGCAGGAAGAAGCCGATTTGATTATTCACGCCGCGTTTACGCAGCTCACTGGCAAACGGCAGCAGATGGTAATCGTGGATCCACAGAATGTCGTCTTCTTTCAGCAGCGGCAGCAGTTTGTCTGCCAGCAGAGCGTTCACTTCCTGATAGCCGTCCCAGGCTTCGCGCTGGAACTTGACCAGATCCAGACGGTAGTGGAAAGCAGGCCATAATACGGCATTCGAGAACTGGGAATAATACTGCTCGTGATGCTCTTCACTCAGGTTAAAAGAAGCCCAGGTGATATTGCCCTTGGTCACTTTTTTCAACGGTGCGTCTTCGTCACCGATCTCACCGCTCCAGCCAAACCACAGCCCGCCGGTGGCTTTCAATGCGCCCATAATCCCCACAGCCAGCCCGCCAGCGCTGGCCTTTTTGTCATCAGGCGGTGCAATACGATTAGATACTACGACTAAGCGACTCATAGCCATCTCTCCTGTTTGTTAGCGCCTTTTCTTGTTGTTGTTGATGGGTTACACGTTCCAGCCATTGATAAACATCCCCGACGTCGGCAAGCCGCCACTGCGCTTGTGTCGCGCCTGTACCGACTTTGATCGAGATACCGCCAAGTTGATTAACGGTTTTAAAACCATGCTCATCGGTTAGATCGTCACCCAGAAACACCGGTTTCCTGCCGGTGAAGGGCGGCGTGCGCAGAAAAGCTTCAATCGCCGCGCCCTTATGAATCCCCGATGGTTTGAGTTCAACCACGCATTTGCCCGGCTGCATCGCCAGTTGCGGGAACTCCTCAACCATGTATCGAGCCAGTGCAAAAACCGCCTCTTCATGCTGCGGTGCCTGACGATAGTGCAAGGCAAACGCCATCCCTTTAGCTTCGAGCTGCACGCCGTCAAGGGACGCCAGCCCGTGCCGGAGCGCCTGCTCCAGCGGAATTAACACCTCTTTCGGTAATGTCACGCGCTCGGTTTGACCATTGATATCGCGGCGCTCTGCCCCATGCACCCCGGCCAGCGGGAAGCGATAAGGTTTAACAAGCGCGTCAAGCTCGTTAATTGAACGCCCTGAAATCAACGCCAGCGCCCCGTTATTCATCTTTGCAAGCAATGAAAGTGTGGTCAGCACTTGCTCCGGGATAAATACGTCATCCGGGCGCGGTTTAATGTCAGCGAGAGTGCCATCCAAATCGAAAAAAAAGGCAAAATTACCGGAAATGAGAGGCGGTACAGATAACGCGTCTTCCACCCTGGTTTCCTCCTTACAGTCATCGTGTGAGCCGTTTTTCACTAACGTCTCATTATCATTAGCCATGTAAGTATAGACAGTGTGACGCTGCTCGCCATTTTAAGCATGACTTACCAGCCGGATTAACGGCTGGTAAGGGGGAGAAGTAAACGGGAAGGTTGTGTTTAAAATTTAAGCGCTTAGCCTCAGACGGTGCGCTTAGCTTTCTGTTTGTAACGGTCGAAAATCACCGCTGCAAGCAGGATCAGGCCGCGAACCACGTATTGTGAGAAGGGAGAGATGTTCAGCAGGTTCATGGCGTTTTCCACCGTGCCGAGAATTAAAATCCCCGCCACAACGTATGAAATTTTGCCGATCCCACCTTTAAGAGAAACCCCACCCAGCACACAGGCCGAAATCACAATCAGTTCATAACCGATAGAGGTCATCGGCTGGCCGCTGGTCATACGCGAGGCGAGGATAATCCCGGCCGCCGCCGACACCAGGCCCGACAACACAAAGATGATAATTTTGGTGCGCACCACCGGGACACCCGCCAGCCGCGCGGCCTCTTCATTACCGCCAATCGCCAGCGTGTTGCGGCCAAAGGTGGTTTTGTTAAGCAGGAAGCCGAAAATAATCAGGCAACCGACCGTCAGCCAGATAGGCGCAGGCAAGCCCAGCCAGTTGGCATAACCAAGGGTAAAGAAGCGTTCGTCTTCAATACCAACGGCTTTGCCATCGGAAATGATATACGCCAGCCCGCGCACAATTTGCATTGTCGCCAGGGTGGTGATCAGGGCGTTGATTTTCAAACGGGCAATGACAAAACCGTTAATAAAACCGCTGGCAACGCCAAGCAATAGACCGGCGAATACGCCAATCCACAGGCTTTCGCTGAGGTTAATCACCACCGCGGTGGTGACACCGGCGCAGGCAATCACGGACGCGACGGAGAGGTCAAAATCCCCGGACGCCAGGCAGAACAGCATGCCGCACGCCACCATGCCGGACATGGAGATCGCCAGACCCAGCCCCTTCATATTGACGAAGGAGGCAAAGTTCGGCACAAACACCGCACACCCGATAAACAGCACGGCAAAAACCACCAGCATGCCGAACTGATCCCAGATGCGTCCGAGGGTGAACGGCGTCTTTTTTGGGGCGCGGGACGTAGTTAAAGATGACATCATATTCTCCTCACTCAGGCGACAGCCTGGCTAACTTTCGGCATCGCAAGGCTTAGCACCTGCTGTTCATCACCCTGACCGTGCAGTATCTCTCCGGCTATTTCGCCTTCGCGCATGACCACAATACGATCGGCAACGCCTATCACTTCCGGCAGGTCGCTTGAGGCAAACAGCACCGCAACACCGCGAGACGCCAGCGCGTAAATCACGTTATAGATTTCATGTTTCGCGCCGACATCAATGCCGCGCGTCGGTTCGTCGAGCAAAATGACTTTCATCTCCTCCGACAGCCAGCGCCCGAGAATGGCTTTTTGCTGGTTTCCGCCGGAGAGATTCATAATGAGCTGATCGGCGCCAGGGGTTTTGATATTCAGCGCACGAATATGATGCTCGGCGTTATCGCTCTCCCAGCTATCGTTAATCAGGCAGCCTGCGCGGATGTATTTGCGCCGGGCGCTGATATTGATGTTCTCCTGTACCGAATGGACAGGAATGATCCCTTCCGCTTTGCGGTCTTCCGGGCAGAGCATCATGCCCGCGCGAATGGCGTGGGCCGGTTTCTGGATAGTGACCCGCTCGCCATCAATCAACACCTGCCCTGCGGTGATTTGCGTGCCGCCAAACAGCCCTTTCATCAGCTCGCTGCGCCCAGCGCCCACCAGGCCAAACAGACCGACGATTTCGCCGCTGCGTACGCTCAGGCTGATTGGCGTACGTACGCCTGGGGCTTTGACCTGGTCGAGTTGCAGGCGCTGCTCGCCATATTCCCGCGGCTGCCAGCCGTAAATATCGCCCAGTTCGCGCCCAACCATCGCCTGCACCAGTTGGTCGTGACTGACCTGCTGCGTATCGGTAAAAGTGCGCACGTAGCGGCCGTCTTTAAACACGGTGATGGCATCGCTGAGGGCAAAAATCTCTTCCATGCGGTGGGAAACGTAGAGGATCACGCGCCCCTCTTTGCGCAGCTCGCGGATAACGCGAAACAGGTTGTCAATTTCCCGCGCCGAGAGCGAACTGGTCGGTTCATCGAAAGCGATAACTTTGGCGTTACGCGCCAGCGCTTTGGCGATTTCCACCATCTGCCATTGACCAATGGAGAGGTATTTCAACGGGGTTTGCGGGTCGATATCTAAGCCGAGATGTTCAAGCTGTAACCCCGCTTCGTAATTGAGCAGCGAGCGGTTCACAATCCCGCTTTTGTGCGGTAACTGCCCCAGATAAATGTTCTCGGCGACGGTCATTTCCGGCACCAGGTGCAGTTCCTGATAAATAATCGCCACGCCGGCATTGAGCGCCGCGGTGGTGTCAGCGAAAGTAACTTCCTCGCCTTTGAGAGCCAGTGTGCCGGAGGTCGGCGCATAGTTCCCGCTGAGGATTTTTAACAGGGTCGATTTACCCGCGCCATTTTCGCCCATCAGGGCGTGAACTTGCCCGGCATAGCAATCAAAGGTGATGTCGCTGAGCGCCTTCACACCGGGAAACGTCTTACTGATGCCGCGAAACGAGAGATAAGGGGTAGACTGTTGCATAACGTCTCCGAAAAGCAGTTGAGTGTACGTCTGGCTCCCCGTTTGCACGGGGAGCGCAACCAACAGAGAATTACAGTCCTTTTTTCGCCAGCTCTTCTTTGAAGTTGTCACGTGTAATCAGCACGACATCGGTCACTGCGGTGAATTTCGGCGGTTCAGCGCCTTTGGTCACCCAGTTGTAAAGCAGCTCGCTGGTTTTATAGCCATGCACGTCCGGGCTTGGCAGCAGGGAACCAAAGAAACCGGTGGCCTGCCCTTTGGAGAGCTCACTTACTGCATCCACGCCGTTGATACCAATGCCAATCACATCGGGTGCTTTAAAGCCCTGACCTTCTGTTGCACGTACGCCACCGAGCACGGTGTTATCGTTCATGCCCAGTACCAGCCAGTGTTTGACTTCAGGATGTTGAACCAGCAGGGAGTTACCGGCATCGAATGCACCGGGGATATCGTTAGATTTGGTCGGGACCTGGTAGATCTGTTTTTCCGGGAAGCCGGCTTTTTTCAGCGCATCCATTGAACCGGTAGTGCGACGGCGGGCGGTATCCAGTTCGTTAGCGGTAATCGCCATTACCCCGGTCGTTTTGACATCCCAACCGCGTTTTTGCATCTCTTTATACAGCTCCTGGCCCTGACGCGCGCCGATTTCACTGGCCGCCATCATTACCAGCGGCACCGTGGTCATCGGTTCGCCTTTGGCGTTGACGAACTGGTCATCCACGGCAATCACTTTCATATCGTAGCCGCGCGCTTTGGCGACAATCGCCGAGCCGAGTTTGGGATCCGGCGTACAGATAACAAAGCCTTTAGCGCCGCTGGCGGCCAGGCTATCAATGGCGTTCAGCGTTTTTTCCCCGTCGGGAACGGCAATTTTAATGACTTCAAAACCTAAATCTTTGCCTGCCTTGTCGGCGAATTTCCACTCTGTCTGGAACCAGGGCTCTTCCGGTTGTTTAACTAAAAATCCGAGCTTCATCGTTTCCGCGATAGCGGATTGTGACATAACGGCAGCCAGGCCGATGGCCGCCAGCGCTTTAGTGAATTTGTGCATGGTAAACTCCAGCTTTAACTTTCTTTTATGTAGGGAAAACAAATAATCGCTTCAGTTAAAAGGACATAAAACAAGGCATTAGAGTCCACACGCCTCTGGACATCTGTGCTGGAAGTAGTTGTAGCGGGAAATTGATTCTCCATAGGAGAGC
The nucleotide sequence above comes from Kosakonia sp. H02. Encoded proteins:
- the otsA gene encoding alpha,alpha-trehalose-phosphate synthase is translated as MSRLVVVSNRIAPPDDKKASAGGLAVGIMGALKATGGLWFGWSGEIGDEDAPLKKVTKGNITWASFNLSEEHHEQYYSQFSNAVLWPAFHYRLDLVKFQREAWDGYQEVNALLADKLLPLLKEDDILWIHDYHLLPFASELRKRGVNNQIGFFLHIPFPTPEIFNALPPYAELLEALCDYDLLGFQTESDRLAFLDSLSMQTRLSTRNGKEHTAWGKNFRTEVYPIGIEPNEIAQQAAGPLPAKLAQLKNELKNVKNIFSVERLDYSKGLPERFLAYETLLEKFPQHHGKIRYTQIAPTSRGEVQAYQDIRHQLETEAGRINGKYGQLGWTPLYYLNQHFDRKVLMKVFRYAEVGLVTPLRDGMNLVAKEYVAAQDPQNPGVLVLSQFAGAANELTSALIVNPYDRDDVAAALDRALRMPLAERISRHAEMLKVITENDIDHWQQRFISDLKQITPRSAQSQLQNKVATFPKLA
- the otsB gene encoding trehalose-phosphatase codes for the protein MEDALSVPPLISGNFAFFFDLDGTLADIKPRPDDVFIPEQVLTTLSLLAKMNNGALALISGRSINELDALVKPYRFPLAGVHGAERRDINGQTERVTLPKEVLIPLEQALRHGLASLDGVQLEAKGMAFALHYRQAPQHEEAVFALARYMVEEFPQLAMQPGKCVVELKPSGIHKGAAIEAFLRTPPFTGRKPVFLGDDLTDEHGFKTVNQLGGISIKVGTGATQAQWRLADVGDVYQWLERVTHQQQQEKALTNRRDGYESLSRSI
- the araH gene encoding L-arabinose ABC transporter permease AraH, translated to MSSLTTSRAPKKTPFTLGRIWDQFGMLVVFAVLFIGCAVFVPNFASFVNMKGLGLAISMSGMVACGMLFCLASGDFDLSVASVIACAGVTTAVVINLSESLWIGVFAGLLLGVASGFINGFVIARLKINALITTLATMQIVRGLAYIISDGKAVGIEDERFFTLGYANWLGLPAPIWLTVGCLIIFGFLLNKTTFGRNTLAIGGNEEAARLAGVPVVRTKIIIFVLSGLVSAAAGIILASRMTSGQPMTSIGYELIVISACVLGGVSLKGGIGKISYVVAGILILGTVENAMNLLNISPFSQYVVRGLILLAAVIFDRYKQKAKRTV
- the araG gene encoding L-arabinose ABC transporter ATP-binding protein AraG encodes the protein MQQSTPYLSFRGISKTFPGVKALSDITFDCYAGQVHALMGENGAGKSTLLKILSGNYAPTSGTLALKGEEVTFADTTAALNAGVAIIYQELHLVPEMTVAENIYLGQLPHKSGIVNRSLLNYEAGLQLEHLGLDIDPQTPLKYLSIGQWQMVEIAKALARNAKVIAFDEPTSSLSAREIDNLFRVIRELRKEGRVILYVSHRMEEIFALSDAITVFKDGRYVRTFTDTQQVSHDQLVQAMVGRELGDIYGWQPREYGEQRLQLDQVKAPGVRTPISLSVRSGEIVGLFGLVGAGRSELMKGLFGGTQITAGQVLIDGERVTIQKPAHAIRAGMMLCPEDRKAEGIIPVHSVQENINISARRKYIRAGCLINDSWESDNAEHHIRALNIKTPGADQLIMNLSGGNQQKAILGRWLSEEMKVILLDEPTRGIDVGAKHEIYNVIYALASRGVAVLFASSDLPEVIGVADRIVVMREGEIAGEILHGQGDEQQVLSLAMPKVSQAVA
- a CDS encoding arabinose ABC transporter substrate-binding protein, with amino-acid sequence MHKFTKALAAIGLAAVMSQSAIAETMKLGFLVKQPEEPWFQTEWKFADKAGKDLGFEVIKIAVPDGEKTLNAIDSLAASGAKGFVICTPDPKLGSAIVAKARGYDMKVIAVDDQFVNAKGEPMTTVPLVMMAASEIGARQGQELYKEMQKRGWDVKTTGVMAITANELDTARRRTTGSMDALKKAGFPEKQIYQVPTKSNDIPGAFDAGNSLLVQHPEVKHWLVLGMNDNTVLGGVRATEGQGFKAPDVIGIGINGVDAVSELSKGQATGFFGSLLPSPDVHGYKTSELLYNWVTKGAEPPKFTAVTDVVLITRDNFKEELAKKGL